One Prunus dulcis chromosome 7, ALMONDv2, whole genome shotgun sequence DNA segment encodes these proteins:
- the LOC117634373 gene encoding protein ANTHESIS POMOTING FACTOR 1 isoform X2, translated as MAEREDKVSMELTEEILQSMEVGLAFRDYSGRISSLDFHKATSYVVTASDDESIRLYDVSTATCLKTINSKKYGVDLVCFTSHPTTVIYSSKNGWDESLRLLSLHDNKYLRYFKGHHDRVVSLSLCSRKDCFISGSLDRTVLLWDQRAEKCQGLLRVQGRPATTYDDQGLVFAVAFGGYIRMFDARKYEKGPFDIFSVGGDMSDANVVKFSNDGRLVLLTTTDGHIHVLDSFRGTLLSTYNVKPVSSSSTLEASFSPEGMFVISGSGDGSVYAWSVRSGKEVTSWMSTENEPPVVKWAPGNLMFATGSSELSFWIPDLSKLGAYVGRK; from the exons ATGGCTG AAAGAGAAGACAAGGTCTCTATGGAGCTGACAGAGGAAATTCTTCAAAGCATGGAAGTTGGGTTAGCTTTTAGAGACTAT AGTGGTAGAATTAGTTCATTGGATTTTCACAAGGCGACTAGTTATGTAGTGACTGCTAGTGATGATGAGTCGATTCGTTTATATGATGTCTCCACTGCAACATGCTTGAAGACCATCAACAGCAAAAAGTATGGAGTTGATTTGGTTTGCTTTACTTCTCATCCTACCACAGTTATATACTCTTCCAAAAATGGCTGGGATG AATCCTTGAGGCTTCTCTCACTGCATGACAACAAGTACTTGCGCTATTTCAAAGGCCACCATGACAG GGTAGTCTCACTTAGCTTGTGTTCTCGCAAAGACTGCTTCATCTCCGGTTCTCTTGATAGAACTGTTCTGCTTTGGGATCAACGGGCTGAGAAGTGTCAG GGTCTCTTACGCGTACAAGGAAGGCCTGCGACAACTTATGATGATCAAGGGCTAGTTTTTGCTGTTGCCTTTGGTGGATACATAAGAATGTTTGATGCCCGCAAGTATGAAAAG GGTCCTTTTGATATCTTTTCTGTTGGGGGAGATATGTCTGATGCAAATGTTGTAAAGTTCAGTAACGATGGGAGACTTGTGCTTTTAACAACCACAGATGGACATATTCATGTCCTTGATTCGTTCCGTGGCACACTT TTATCCACATATAATGTAAAGCCAGTCTCCAGCAGTTCAACATTAGAGGCTTCTTTCAGCCCAGAGGGGATGTTTGTCATATCAG GTTCAGGTGATGGTAGTGTCTATGCGTGGAGTGTTCGGAGTGGGAAAGAA GTCACAAGTTGGATGAGCACTGAAAATGAACCTCCTGTTGTCAAATGGGCTCCGGGAAACCTCATGTTTGCAACTGGATCTTCTGAGCTATCATTTTGGATTCCAGATTTGTCTAAATTGGGAGCTTATGTTGGAAGGAAGTAG
- the LOC117634375 gene encoding protein WUSCHEL, with the protein MEPQQTQQQPNEDGSNKGTSSGTNFLCRQSSTRWTPTSDQIRILKDLYYNNGVRSPSAEQIQRISARLRQYGKIEGKNVFYWFQNHKARERQKKRFIDVPAPPIMQRSGLGMNNNNAPTAYEPINHSNKYPNSSASAGVSASSAGVIAVGQMGSYGYGSMTMEKSFRDCSISAAGGTSSGHVGGSNNNIGHNFGSWVGVDPYSSPYTLFDKRSSSRQVFGDQENTMDEEDHEYQENLQGSPEIETLPLFPMHGEDIHGFGNIKSTSDGYYSGWYRSDDGNNGRTSLELSLNSYGHMTPDYFRSY; encoded by the exons ATGGAACCTCaacaaacccaacaacaaCCAAATGAAGATGGCAGCAACAAAGGGACTAGTAGTGGTACTAATTTTCTGTGCAGGCAAAGCAGTACAAGGTGGACACCCACAAGTGATCAGATTAGAATATTGAAGGACCTTTACTACAACAATGGTGTGAGGTCCCCAAGTGCAGAGCAGATTCAGAGGATCTCTGCTCGGCTGAGACAGTACGGCAAGATTGAAGGCAAGAACGTTTTCTATTGGTTTCAGAACCACAAGGCTCGTGAGAGGCAGAAGAAAAGGTTCATTGATGTACCAGCCCCACCCATCATGCAAAGATCAGGGCTTGGgatgaataataataatgctcCTACTGCTTATGAACCCATTAATCACAGCAACAAGTACCCCAACAGTTCTGCTTCTGCTG gGGTTTCTGCTTCTTCAGCTGGTGTGATTGCTGTTGGGCAAATGGGGAGCTATGGCTATGGATCCATGACCATGGAGAAGAGTTTTAGG GACTGCTCAATATCAGCTGCAGGAGGTACTAGTAGTGGTCATGTTGGTGGatctaataataatattggTCACAACTTTGGATCATGGGTTGGTGTTGATCCATATTCTTCACCCTACACTCTCTTTGACAAGAGATCATCATCAAGACAAGTGTTTGGTGACCAAGAAAATACGATGGATGAAGAAGATCATGAATACCAAGAAAACCTGCAGGGTTCCCCAGAGATTGAGACCCTCCCTCTCTTCCCCATGCATGGTGAAGACATCCATGGCTTTGGCAACATCAAGTCCACCTCCGACGGCTACTACTCCGGCTGGTACCGCTCCGACGACGGCAACAATGGCCGCACTTCCCTTGAGCTCAGCCTCAATTCCTACGGCCACATGACCCCTGATTATTTCAGATCATATTAA
- the LOC117634373 gene encoding protein ANTHESIS POMOTING FACTOR 1 isoform X1 — MAGGSEREDKVSMELTEEILQSMEVGLAFRDYSGRISSLDFHKATSYVVTASDDESIRLYDVSTATCLKTINSKKYGVDLVCFTSHPTTVIYSSKNGWDESLRLLSLHDNKYLRYFKGHHDRVVSLSLCSRKDCFISGSLDRTVLLWDQRAEKCQGLLRVQGRPATTYDDQGLVFAVAFGGYIRMFDARKYEKGPFDIFSVGGDMSDANVVKFSNDGRLVLLTTTDGHIHVLDSFRGTLLSTYNVKPVSSSSTLEASFSPEGMFVISGSGDGSVYAWSVRSGKEVTSWMSTENEPPVVKWAPGNLMFATGSSELSFWIPDLSKLGAYVGRK, encoded by the exons ATGGCTG GGGGTTCAGAAAGAGAAGACAAGGTCTCTATGGAGCTGACAGAGGAAATTCTTCAAAGCATGGAAGTTGGGTTAGCTTTTAGAGACTAT AGTGGTAGAATTAGTTCATTGGATTTTCACAAGGCGACTAGTTATGTAGTGACTGCTAGTGATGATGAGTCGATTCGTTTATATGATGTCTCCACTGCAACATGCTTGAAGACCATCAACAGCAAAAAGTATGGAGTTGATTTGGTTTGCTTTACTTCTCATCCTACCACAGTTATATACTCTTCCAAAAATGGCTGGGATG AATCCTTGAGGCTTCTCTCACTGCATGACAACAAGTACTTGCGCTATTTCAAAGGCCACCATGACAG GGTAGTCTCACTTAGCTTGTGTTCTCGCAAAGACTGCTTCATCTCCGGTTCTCTTGATAGAACTGTTCTGCTTTGGGATCAACGGGCTGAGAAGTGTCAG GGTCTCTTACGCGTACAAGGAAGGCCTGCGACAACTTATGATGATCAAGGGCTAGTTTTTGCTGTTGCCTTTGGTGGATACATAAGAATGTTTGATGCCCGCAAGTATGAAAAG GGTCCTTTTGATATCTTTTCTGTTGGGGGAGATATGTCTGATGCAAATGTTGTAAAGTTCAGTAACGATGGGAGACTTGTGCTTTTAACAACCACAGATGGACATATTCATGTCCTTGATTCGTTCCGTGGCACACTT TTATCCACATATAATGTAAAGCCAGTCTCCAGCAGTTCAACATTAGAGGCTTCTTTCAGCCCAGAGGGGATGTTTGTCATATCAG GTTCAGGTGATGGTAGTGTCTATGCGTGGAGTGTTCGGAGTGGGAAAGAA GTCACAAGTTGGATGAGCACTGAAAATGAACCTCCTGTTGTCAAATGGGCTCCGGGAAACCTCATGTTTGCAACTGGATCTTCTGAGCTATCATTTTGGATTCCAGATTTGTCTAAATTGGGAGCTTATGTTGGAAGGAAGTAG